In Thiospirochaeta perfilievii, a single window of DNA contains:
- a CDS encoding ABC transporter ATP-binding protein gives MISLQNVDLWYGSEHALDNINFSIDRGETLAIVGASGCGKTSILYLLADLLKPTSGNISNTYNKPMKKGLLFQTDMLLPWKNILNNTLLGLKNNKRKKEEAMDLLKMYNIQDQAYKYPSQLSGGQRQRAALARTILNSPDLLLLDEPTSALDEISKELLQNQLKETADLFGLTLILVTHNIEEAVYLGKSILIMEQKKIIKKIDNPSYSINNSRSDPSFFEVCCQVRQSLKEANVYE, from the coding sequence ATGATTTCATTGCAAAATGTTGATTTATGGTATGGAAGCGAACATGCTTTAGATAACATTAACTTTAGTATAGATAGAGGTGAAACCCTTGCAATAGTGGGGGCCAGTGGCTGTGGGAAAACAAGTATTTTATATCTTCTTGCAGATCTGCTAAAACCCACCTCTGGTAATATTAGTAATACATATAACAAACCTATGAAAAAAGGTTTGTTATTTCAAACAGATATGCTTCTTCCCTGGAAAAATATACTAAATAACACCCTCTTAGGCCTTAAAAATAATAAAAGAAAAAAAGAAGAGGCTATGGATTTACTAAAAATGTATAATATTCAGGATCAGGCCTATAAATATCCCTCCCAACTAAGTGGTGGTCAAAGACAACGAGCAGCCTTAGCAAGAACTATTCTAAACAGTCCAGACCTTTTGTTATTAGATGAACCAACATCAGCATTGGATGAGATATCCAAAGAGCTTCTACAAAATCAACTAAAGGAGACAGCAGATCTATTTGGATTAACCTTAATATTGGTTACTCATAATATAGAAGAAGCTGTTTATCTTGGTAAATCAATTTTGATAATGGAACAAAAAAAGATTATTAAAAAAATTGATAATCCTAGTTATAGTATTAATAACTCACGTAGTGATCCGTCATTTTTTGAAGTCTGTTGTCAAGTTCGTCAATCATTAAAAGAGGCCAACGTTTATGAATAA
- a CDS encoding ABC transporter substrate-binding protein: MKKNITFLLLTLIFYLVLSSCKNTNDNGKLKIGLMPAVDTAPFFYAQEQGLFTKAGIDVELTIFTDAGNRQTALQTNSIDGAMTDMVALISNVAAGFPIKGTLSTNGSFPLLINPNFDYQTNPKIGMMEVSVSNYLVSEYMKDQGYSKVFINAIPMRLEAVAAGHIDMGLFPEPLASIGQMKGLIKKSYPGIPKESLDILVFTNQSLKDKKSSIKVFHSVYAQAVLALQENPNLAREVLIRSIPNLPPTVKDSIELPIYTNPTVPSSEFTKKIMTWTAEISKHKIELTDKDLFDTSFIK; encoded by the coding sequence ATGAAAAAGAATATTACATTTCTACTTTTAACATTGATCTTTTATTTAGTATTATCATCTTGTAAAAACACAAATGACAATGGAAAATTAAAAATAGGCTTAATGCCTGCTGTGGATACAGCACCTTTTTTCTACGCCCAGGAACAAGGACTCTTTACCAAAGCCGGAATTGATGTTGAGTTAACAATTTTTACAGATGCAGGGAATAGACAAACTGCACTACAGACCAATAGTATAGATGGGGCAATGACAGATATGGTGGCTCTTATTAGTAATGTAGCAGCTGGGTTCCCAATTAAAGGTACACTATCAACAAACGGATCATTTCCACTACTAATCAATCCCAATTTTGATTATCAAACTAACCCTAAAATTGGTATGATGGAGGTTAGTGTTTCTAATTATCTAGTATCTGAATATATGAAAGATCAAGGTTATTCTAAAGTTTTTATTAATGCTATACCTATGCGTCTAGAAGCAGTAGCTGCAGGTCATATAGATATGGGATTATTCCCTGAACCATTGGCATCAATTGGCCAGATGAAAGGCTTAATAAAAAAATCATACCCAGGGATTCCTAAAGAAAGTCTTGATATCCTGGTTTTTACTAATCAATCACTAAAAGATAAGAAGAGTTCTATAAAAGTATTTCATTCAGTTTATGCACAGGCTGTATTAGCACTTCAGGAAAATCCAAATTTAGCTAGAGAAGTATTAATTCGTTCTATCCCTAATTTACCTCCAACAGTTAAAGACTCTATAGAGTTACCTATTTATACTAATCCAACAGTTCCAAGTTCAGAGTTCACTAAAAAGATTATGACTTGGACTGCAGAAATAAGTAAGCATAAAATAGAGTTAACCGATAAAGATCTCTTTGATACTAGTTTTATTAAATAA
- a CDS encoding prenyltransferase, whose amino-acid sequence MEIKKILHLGKMYFIALRPFSLTLAFASTSYGILAAFINDLLFTDRFWHDILLIILITIAGIASQAGANLINDYFEGSFKYKNSSKKTRNFLGRQRTNFDIFVFISGIAALGIAGLIGIYLIYLTDLWMLVIGLIGLIGSYAYTGEPFVYKRRALGVPLSFVLMGLF is encoded by the coding sequence TTGGAAATAAAAAAAATATTACACTTGGGAAAAATGTATTTTATTGCTTTACGCCCATTTTCATTAACACTAGCCTTTGCCTCTACTTCTTATGGAATATTAGCTGCATTTATAAATGATTTACTTTTTACTGATAGATTTTGGCATGACATTTTGTTAATTATATTAATAACTATTGCGGGAATAGCTTCTCAAGCAGGGGCGAATCTGATTAATGATTATTTTGAAGGTAGTTTTAAATATAAAAATAGTTCAAAAAAAACACGAAATTTTCTTGGCAGACAAAGAACTAATTTTGATATATTTGTTTTTATATCCGGAATAGCTGCACTTGGTATAGCAGGTTTAATAGGTATATATTTAATTTATTTAACAGATTTATGGATGTTAGTTATCGGGTTAATTGGTTTAATAGGTTCATACGCATATACCGGAGAACCTTTTGTATACAAAAGAAGAGCCCTAGGGGTTCCTTTATCATTTGTTTTAATGGGACTATTTTAA
- a CDS encoding D-isomer specific 2-hydroxyacid dehydrogenase family protein, giving the protein MKIIAYAARKDEQYGFDKVSAELQVELKYVTDGLNLGNTEEAAGYEYVTILGHCDASREVLKKLSSLGVKYISSRSAGYNNIDIEAAKEYGIRVSSASYSPNCVADFTLMLMLMCIRNAKQSLLRGEAKDFSLRGLRGLEMKNLVVGVIGTGRIGRTVIKNISGFGSKIIGYDLYQNDEIKDYMNYVDLETLYRESDIITLHAPYIEENHHLINRDTISKMKENVIIINTARGELIDTEALINGLEQGKIGAAGLDVLEGEVGIYHNDKRFESFVNHNMSILRCMPNVILTQHLAFYTDQAVYDMVECGLKSLYYFKNGEKNPWEILA; this is encoded by the coding sequence ATGAAGATAATAGCTTATGCAGCTAGAAAAGATGAGCAATATGGGTTTGATAAAGTTTCTGCAGAGTTACAAGTCGAGCTTAAATATGTAACAGATGGGTTAAACTTAGGTAATACAGAGGAAGCTGCTGGATATGAGTATGTTACTATTTTAGGACATTGTGATGCTTCTAGAGAAGTACTAAAAAAATTGAGTTCCTTAGGGGTTAAGTATATTTCATCACGAAGTGCTGGATACAATAATATTGATATAGAAGCGGCAAAGGAGTACGGAATTAGAGTAAGTAGTGCATCATATTCCCCAAATTGTGTTGCAGACTTTACCCTAATGTTAATGTTAATGTGTATAAGAAATGCAAAACAATCTCTACTAAGAGGTGAGGCTAAGGATTTCTCTTTAAGAGGTTTAAGAGGCCTAGAGATGAAAAACCTAGTTGTCGGTGTTATTGGTACCGGTCGAATTGGTAGAACAGTTATAAAAAATATTAGCGGTTTTGGTTCAAAAATAATAGGGTATGATCTCTATCAAAATGATGAGATAAAAGATTATATGAACTATGTTGATCTAGAAACACTCTATAGAGAATCGGATATCATTACCCTCCATGCACCTTATATTGAGGAGAACCATCACTTAATAAATAGAGATACAATTAGTAAAATGAAAGAGAATGTCATTATTATAAATACAGCAAGAGGAGAGCTAATAGATACTGAAGCTCTAATTAATGGGCTAGAACAGGGGAAAATAGGTGCTGCAGGTCTAGATGTTTTAGAAGGTGAAGTAGGTATTTACCATAACGATAAACGTTTTGAATCTTTTGTTAATCATAATATGTCTATTCTAAGGTGTATGCCAAATGTTATATTAACACAACACCTAGCTTTTTATACAGATCAAGCTGTTTACGACATGGTTGAATGTGGATTAAAAAGTCTTTACTATTTTAAAAATGGGGAAAAAAACCCATGGGAAATTTTAGCATAG